A single window of Clostridia bacterium DNA harbors:
- a CDS encoding KOW domain-containing RNA-binding protein, whose protein sequence is MRVGQIVRSRAGRDAGKAYVVIGLENERFALVADGATRTVRRPKRKNVRHLEVLPAEDARLAASFEEGRGPTDAQIRAALAELVGSPDAEGGAEAHGS, encoded by the coding sequence ATCCGCGTGGGGCAGATCGTCCGGTCGAGGGCCGGCCGCGACGCCGGAAAGGCGTACGTCGTGATCGGCCTCGAGAACGAGAGGTTCGCGCTCGTCGCCGACGGCGCGACGCGGACGGTGCGGCGCCCCAAGCGGAAAAACGTTCGCCACCTCGAGGTCCTGCCGGCGGAGGACGCCCGTCTGGCCGCTTCGTTTGAGGAAGGTCGCGGTCCGACCGACGCCCAGATCCGCGCCGCGCTGGCGGAGTTGGTCGGGTCGCCCGACGCGGAAGGAGGTGCCGAAGCGCATGGCTCATAA
- the map gene encoding type I methionyl aminopeptidase, protein MIILKSNRELEKMRAAGRLVARALQELRRHIRPGVTTAELDRIAEEFIVRHGGRPTFKGYRGFPAAICASPNDVVVHGIPGDVVLKEGDIFSVDVGVTLDGFIGDTAWTFPVGEVDPEAARLLEVTERSLEAGIAAAQPGGYVSDIGAAVQAVVEAAGFAVVREYTGHGVGRQMHEDPPVPNYGPPGRGPRLKPGMVLAIEPMVNVGTWKTRMEADGWTVRTADGSLSAHFEHTVAVTENGPEILTVVD, encoded by the coding sequence GTGATCATTCTGAAGTCGAACCGGGAACTCGAGAAAATGCGGGCCGCCGGCCGGCTCGTGGCGCGCGCGCTGCAGGAGCTGCGGCGCCACATCCGGCCCGGCGTCACGACGGCCGAGCTCGACCGCATCGCCGAGGAGTTCATCGTGCGGCACGGCGGCCGGCCGACGTTCAAGGGCTACCGCGGGTTCCCGGCGGCCATCTGCGCGTCGCCGAACGACGTCGTCGTCCACGGCATCCCGGGCGACGTCGTCCTGAAGGAGGGCGACATCTTCAGCGTGGATGTCGGCGTCACGCTCGACGGCTTCATCGGCGACACCGCCTGGACGTTTCCGGTGGGCGAGGTCGACCCGGAGGCGGCGCGCCTGCTGGAGGTCACGGAGCGGAGCCTCGAGGCGGGCATCGCCGCGGCGCAGCCCGGCGGGTACGTGTCGGACATCGGCGCGGCGGTGCAGGCGGTCGTGGAAGCGGCCGGCTTCGCCGTGGTCCGGGAGTACACGGGGCACGGCGTCGGCCGCCAAATGCACGAGGATCCGCCGGTCCCGAACTACGGCCCGCCCGGTCGTGGGCCGCGGCTGAAGCCGGGCATGGTGCTGGCCATCGAGCCGATGGTCAACGTCGGCACGTGGAAGACGAGGATGGAGGCGGACGGCTGGACGGTGCGCACGGCGGACGGCTCGCTGTCGGCCCACTTCGAGCACACCGTCGCCGTCACGGAAAACGGGCCCGAGATCCTTACGGTGGTGGACTGA
- the infA gene encoding translation initiation factor IF-1: MAHKDKDTIEVQGTVIEPLPNGMFRVELENGHRVLAHVSGKIRMNFIRILAGDRVTVELSPYDLTRGRITYRHRS; this comes from the coding sequence ATGGCTCATAAGGACAAGGACACCATCGAGGTGCAGGGGACCGTCATCGAGCCGCTGCCGAACGGCATGTTCCGCGTGGAACTGGAGAACGGGCACCGGGTGCTGGCCCACGTGTCGGGAAAGATTCGCATGAATTTTATTCGCATTCTGGCGGGCGACCGCGTTACAGTAGAGCTATCGCCCTACGATCTGACGCGCGGCCGCATCACGTACCGGCACCGCAGCTGA